Proteins encoded together in one Amblyomma americanum isolate KBUSLIRL-KWMA chromosome 1, ASM5285725v1, whole genome shotgun sequence window:
- the LOC144115213 gene encoding nose resistant to fluoxetine protein 6-like: MSAQRIAGALLLLCACSSTLLTFVSAAANVETTSSTTSTTPSAPTSTFKSLGADLDDVAKVLVSKFLPSVSDVIASPELSVACSASIAKLLLAVRNKDAWAIKMLLSNGFLPSNLFEGGLVNLGSYEQCLRTSAVNRVGEKTIRGQYCSLHFKPPVEAFKSLLARFNEVGELMGRENPLTRTSREKFASTDFRVGICTPSTCSEEDLQVVTRKMLGQYGFDSTVRSCRTDSPKNITKLQAASMAVLGTVVLTVVAATLTEWVVQARAAGTVKRKDGTALGTLLYFSALSNTRYLLRTENTEKNRPLLFLGGFKVVLILWVIYGHSYIMVQLEFAQDLFEIGAVFRKVASQIIPNGFLSVSTFLYLSGFALTFSLLGFRQGLYKQNLLVVFIIGCCKRYIRLTIPVIGVILGTFLLPLLVDGPADEEFVGSEVQGCITNWWTVFVQANNFNSMDDMCLQHLWYVSADMQLFFFMALPLTLIFVRHPKIGFALSAAAAVGFTVLTTLQIYYWDVAYSMTLATNDQRKTYLSLELIYYKPFTHVGTYVVGLVTGYLALEYRNKPIHKAVQAAQWLMSIGLACFVMFVTVHWNRGNPPSDVVNALYGGFHRLLWALALAWPSFACATGRGGILNGFLSWKALRPLSRLTYCTYLVHLWFFLIRMGSLKTYFDLGEYVQLMTSLGIFCYSVFFGYLLYLCFEAPGYHLQRILFNIPTSSKESREKSDDHSGTEVDIEKASCKINNSDHGGKSRNLKPVDNPGFETDAEKSRL; encoded by the exons ATGAGTGCTCAGCGGATAGCTGGTGCGTTACTGTTGCTGTGCGCCTGTTCATCGACGTTGCTGACCTTCGTCAGCGCGGCGGCCAATGTGGAGACGACCTCATCGACAACGTCGACGACGCCCTCTGCCCCGACGTCAACCTTCAAAAGCCTGGGCGCCGACTTGGACGATGTGGCTAAAGTGCTGGTCTCAAAGTTTCTACCCAGCGTGTCAGACGTGATCGCGAGCCCGGAGTTGAGCGTCGCCTGCTCAGCGAGCATCGCGAAGCTCCTGCTGGCAGTAAGGAACAAGGATGCCTGGGCCATAAAGA TGTTGCTCTCGAACGGGTTTCTGCCGAGTAACCTGTTCGAAGGCGGTCTGGTCAACCTCGGCTCCTACGAGCAATGTCTTCGCACCAGCGCGGTAAACAGAGTGGGCGAGAAAACCATAAGGGGCCAGTATTGTTCTTTGCACTTCAAGCCGCCTGTCGAAGCCTTCAAGTCACTTCTCGCCAGGTTCAACGAGGTCGGAGAACTTATG ggaCGCGAAAACCCACTCACAAGGACGTCCCGCGAGAAATTCGCAAGCACAGATTTTCGCGTCGGGATCTGCACCCCGTCGACGTGCTCCGAAGAAGATCTCCAAGTAGTGACCAGGAAAA TGCTCGGCCAGTACGGGTTCGACTCCACAGTTAGAAGCTGCCGTACGGACAGTCCGAAGAACATCACAAAGCTCCAGGCAGCGTCAAT GGCAGTTCTGGGAACTGTGGTTCTTACGGTGGTCGCGGCTACGCTCACCGAGTGGGTCGTGCAGGCACGGGCTGCTGGCACCGTGAAACGAAAGG ATGGCACGGCACTGGGCACTCTCCTCTACTTCTCCGCTCTGAGCAACACGCGCTACCTGCTGCGCACCGAGAACACGGAGAAGAACCGGCCGCTGCTCTTCCTCGGCGGCTTCAAGGTGGTCCTCATTCTCTGGGTGATCTACGGGCACTCCTACATAATGGTGCAGCTTGAATTTGCCC AGGACCTATTCGAAATCGGCGCTGTTTTCAGGAAGGTCGCTTCACAAATCATCCCAAACGGTTTTCTGAGCGTGTCCACATTCCTGTATCTAAG TGGTTTCGCCCTGACGTTTTCACTGCTTGGCTTCCGGCAAGGGTTGTACAAGCAAAACCTTCTCGTCGTTTTTATTATCGGCTGCTGCAAACGTTATATCCG GCTTACAATACCAGTAATTGGAGTCATCCTGGGCACATTCTTGCTGCCTCTGCTAGTCGACGGTCCCGCAGATGAAGAGTTTGTGGGGAGCGAAGTGCAGGGCTGCATCACGAATTGGTGGACCGTGTTCGTGCAAGCCAACAACTTCAACTCGATGGATGACATG TGCCTGCAACATCTGTGGTACGTCAGCGCTGACATGCAGCTTTTCTTCTTCATGGCACTTCCTCTGACGCTCATATTTGTCAG GCACCCGAAAATAGGCTTCGCTCTGTCTGCTGCGGCAGCTGTGGGGTTCACGGTGCTGACAACGCTGCAGATTTACTATTGGGACGTCGCATACTCCATGACTCTGGCGACAAATGATCAAAG AAAAACGTATCTTTCTCTAGAGCTGATCTATTATAAGCCTTTCACCCACGTCGGCACCTACGTAGTTGGCCTTGTAACAGGTTATCTCGCCCTGGAATACAGAAACAAGCCTATTCACAAG GCTGTCCAGGCGGCTCAGTGGCTGATGTCCATTGGGTTGGCATGCTTCGTGATGTTTGTGACGGTGCACTGGAACAGAGGCAACCCCCCTAGCGACGTGGTAAACGCCCTGTACGGCGGCTTCCACCGCCTGCTCTGGGCGCTTGCGCTCGCCTGGCCCTCCTTCGCCTGCGCCACTGGACGAGGAG GAATCTTGAATGGTTTCCTCTCATGGAAAGCCCTGAGGCCACTGTCCCGTCTCACTTACTGCACCTACCTCGTCCACCTCTGGTTTTTCCTGATTCGCATGGGGAGCCTTAAAACATATTTTGATCTCGGCGAATACGTGCAG CTGATGACGTCGCTGGGGATATTCTGCTACAGCGTATTTTTCGGCTACCTGCTGTATTTGTGCTTCGAAGCCCCAGGCTACCACCTGCAGAGGATTTTGTTCAACATCCCCACCAGCTCCAAAGAGTCGCGGGAAAAGAGCGATGACCATTCAGGCACTGAGGTTGACATCGAGAAAGCCAGCTGCAAAATCAACAACAGCGACCACGGCGGAAAATCCAGAAACCTGAAGCCAGTCGATAATCCGGGCTTCGAAACAGACGCCGAGAAGTCGCGCCTGTAA